Proteins from a single region of Novipirellula caenicola:
- a CDS encoding alpha/beta hydrolase family esterase yields MSTPKIKRITVCVATAILIFAITGLAYSQWQRPVPTGQKVRLTHGGQARQYRIYAPDNYDAGTKTPLVVCLHGGGGSDDQISAMGMTELANEKGFIVVYPNAINQHWNDGRESELYVDHDNTIDDVSFVMTVIDRVKEEYTIDSDRIFSMGISNGGFLTQRLAIEHSETFSAVAIGIATMAEPLKENFAPAHPVSVLYLNGTMDPIVPYDGGEVMINLFPKLAQLSSKPKKSRGHCLSTDDAIGLWLKKNGIPDQPAVTELEDKDPADGCTVEKSLWTGGKRKTSVALYRVVGGGHTLPGRDIRMPERIVGKTNSDIDGLEVIWDFFANHARTAGAPTSSAPVNAPAAAPTTDDAEPSNANDADTSRK; encoded by the coding sequence ATGAGTACGCCGAAGATCAAACGAATCACCGTTTGCGTTGCGACTGCAATCCTGATATTTGCGATTACGGGGTTGGCGTATTCACAATGGCAGCGGCCGGTCCCAACGGGACAGAAAGTCCGTTTGACTCATGGTGGACAAGCACGACAGTACCGAATTTACGCTCCCGACAACTACGACGCCGGAACCAAGACACCGCTTGTCGTTTGTTTGCATGGAGGCGGCGGCAGCGACGATCAGATCTCGGCAATGGGGATGACGGAACTCGCCAACGAGAAAGGGTTCATTGTTGTATACCCCAACGCGATCAATCAACATTGGAACGACGGACGTGAATCCGAATTGTATGTCGATCACGATAACACTATCGATGATGTTTCGTTTGTGATGACGGTGATTGATCGAGTCAAAGAGGAATACACCATTGATTCAGACCGCATCTTTTCGATGGGGATATCCAACGGTGGATTTTTGACCCAGCGACTTGCGATCGAGCATTCGGAAACGTTTTCGGCGGTCGCGATCGGCATCGCGACGATGGCTGAACCACTGAAAGAAAACTTCGCGCCGGCCCATCCCGTGTCGGTACTGTATCTAAACGGAACGATGGACCCAATCGTTCCCTACGATGGTGGCGAAGTCATGATCAACCTTTTCCCTAAACTTGCACAATTAAGCTCCAAACCCAAAAAGAGTCGTGGTCATTGTTTGTCGACCGACGACGCGATCGGGCTGTGGTTGAAAAAGAACGGGATCCCAGATCAGCCTGCGGTAACCGAACTTGAGGACAAGGATCCGGCCGACGGTTGCACCGTCGAGAAATCACTTTGGACCGGCGGGAAACGCAAGACGAGCGTCGCTCTCTACCGAGTCGTCGGCGGAGGCCACACGCTGCCCGGGCGTGATATCCGGATGCCAGAGAGGATCGTGGGTAAAACCAATTCGGATATCGATGGTCTCGAAGTGATCTGGGACTTCTTTGCAAACCACGCTCGCACGGCTGGTGCCCCCACGTCCTCTGCCCCTGTTAACGCCCCCGCCGCGGCACCCACCACCGACGATGCCGAACCATCAAACGCGAATGACGCTGACACGTCTCGGAAGTAA
- a CDS encoding MFS transporter, which produces MEVAPSSIRYRTLTWLTIAAALAYLCRNAVSVAESTVREDLGFTLEQSGWFMGAFFWTYSLFQIPSGWFAERWGTRITLSLFAFAWSLATFGIGVAPGFGLLIIAQLVMGMAQAGIFPASCNSVGHWMPLGQRSLSCGILAAGMQVGAIVASGLTGVLIAPWGWRWVFVGFAVPGIFWSLGFYLRFRNDPSQDDRVNEAELALIHAARSPVDAATADEPVNEFRELLAIARSSVMFWLCGQQICRGSGYMFFASWFPTFLQETRGVSVAESGYLQGLVLAGTLTGSIFGGTLVDWIWRRTGSLRLSRSGVGASFLAACAVLILAAWFVQNAMLAVMFLSLGSFLAALAGPCAFAATIDIGGPRVPQVFGLMNMVGNLAAAACPILVGYLFQWTSNWNLVLLMFAGVYLVGAICWVFVNPEKQIDGV; this is translated from the coding sequence ATGGAAGTGGCCCCCAGCTCGATCCGTTACCGAACATTGACGTGGCTGACGATCGCCGCGGCGCTTGCGTACCTATGTCGCAATGCCGTGAGTGTCGCTGAGAGCACGGTTCGCGAAGACCTCGGGTTCACGCTCGAGCAATCGGGTTGGTTCATGGGAGCGTTCTTTTGGACCTATTCGCTGTTTCAAATCCCAAGCGGCTGGTTCGCGGAGCGGTGGGGAACACGAATCACGCTCAGTCTGTTTGCGTTCGCATGGTCGCTGGCAACGTTTGGAATTGGCGTTGCACCGGGGTTTGGGTTGCTCATCATCGCCCAGCTTGTGATGGGGATGGCCCAGGCAGGAATTTTTCCGGCATCGTGCAATTCCGTCGGTCATTGGATGCCGCTGGGCCAGCGTTCGCTGAGCTGTGGGATCCTGGCGGCCGGCATGCAGGTGGGGGCGATTGTCGCTAGCGGATTGACGGGGGTGTTGATCGCGCCGTGGGGATGGCGATGGGTGTTTGTCGGCTTTGCCGTTCCGGGCATTTTCTGGTCACTCGGTTTCTACTTGCGATTCCGCAACGATCCGAGCCAAGATGATCGCGTCAACGAAGCCGAACTCGCTTTGATTCATGCAGCGCGCTCGCCCGTAGACGCAGCGACCGCGGACGAGCCAGTCAACGAATTCCGCGAGCTGCTCGCGATCGCTCGATCGTCCGTGATGTTTTGGTTGTGTGGGCAGCAAATCTGTCGCGGGTCGGGATACATGTTCTTTGCCAGTTGGTTTCCCACGTTTCTACAAGAGACACGGGGTGTTTCGGTTGCCGAGTCGGGGTATCTGCAGGGTTTGGTGTTGGCCGGAACGTTGACGGGAAGCATTTTTGGCGGCACGTTGGTCGATTGGATCTGGCGTCGCACGGGCAGTTTGCGACTGAGCCGTAGCGGCGTCGGAGCGTCGTTCCTGGCGGCGTGTGCGGTGTTGATTTTGGCAGCATGGTTTGTGCAGAACGCAATGTTGGCGGTCATGTTTTTGTCGCTCGGTTCGTTCTTGGCGGCACTAGCCGGCCCCTGTGCCTTTGCCGCGACGATCGACATCGGCGGCCCTCGCGTCCCGCAAGTCTTTGGGTTGATGAACATGGTGGGTAACCTCGCTGCGGCCGCCTGCCCAATCTTGGTGGGTTACTTGTTCCAGTGGACTTCGAACTGGAATTTGGTGCTGCTGATGTTTGCGGGGGTTTACCTCGTTGGTGCCATTTGCTGGGTGTTCGTCAATCCAGAAAAGCAAATTGACGGCGTCTAA
- a CDS encoding dihydrodipicolinate synthase family protein, whose protein sequence is MCSAAKPLHGVLPVLQTPFTDAGEIDERTLQREIDWAFETGADGVVVAMVSEVLRLGYRGRLRLAELVCETAKDRGSTVISVGAESTAEAIEFARHAEAIGASAVMAIPPVATNLSADATRDYFSAIAGSISIPLVVQDASGYVGAAIDLGVYLDLLEQFGSERILFKPEASPLGPNLSKLRDATDGQARIFEGSGGINLVDCYRRGIAGTMPGTDLLDGVVALWRALSEGDEDRIYQLSLPLSAIVALQLQAGLDGFLAIEKYLLKKRGIFTNTIQIPPTAWQIDEETRAEVDRLFKRLQAAL, encoded by the coding sequence ATGTGCTCAGCCGCTAAACCGCTGCACGGGGTGTTGCCGGTGCTGCAAACCCCGTTTACCGACGCCGGCGAAATCGACGAACGGACGCTACAGCGTGAAATCGATTGGGCGTTTGAAACCGGTGCCGACGGCGTCGTCGTCGCGATGGTCAGCGAGGTGCTGCGACTGGGTTATCGCGGTCGATTGCGACTGGCGGAATTGGTATGCGAAACTGCCAAGGACCGAGGTTCAACGGTCATCAGCGTGGGCGCCGAGAGCACCGCCGAGGCGATCGAGTTTGCCAGACATGCCGAAGCGATCGGAGCGAGCGCCGTGATGGCAATCCCACCGGTGGCAACCAATTTAAGTGCAGACGCGACTCGTGATTACTTTTCTGCGATTGCAGGCAGCATCTCGATTCCGTTGGTGGTCCAAGATGCATCGGGTTACGTTGGGGCTGCGATCGACCTCGGCGTCTACCTGGATCTGCTGGAGCAATTCGGCAGCGAGCGAATCTTGTTCAAACCCGAAGCCAGTCCGCTGGGGCCGAATTTATCCAAGCTGCGGGATGCGACGGACGGCCAAGCCCGGATCTTCGAAGGTTCTGGTGGCATCAACTTGGTCGATTGTTATCGTCGCGGGATTGCCGGGACGATGCCTGGCACCGATCTACTGGACGGTGTCGTTGCGCTTTGGCGGGCGTTGAGCGAGGGTGATGAGGATCGAATTTATCAATTATCGCTGCCGCTCTCTGCAATCGTCGCTCTGCAGTTGCAAGCGGGACTCGATGGATTTCTTGCGATTGAAAAATACCTGCTCAAGAAACGCGGGATCTTCACCAACACGATTCAGATCCCACCCACGGCGTGGCAGATCGACGAAGAGACCAGAGCCGAAGTCGATCGTTTGTTCAAACGGCTGCAGGCGGCATTGTAG
- a CDS encoding DUF3472 domain-containing protein: MATFHPTASTKFFLATLFVMPLMAASALAGEWSVPLAGNTFRSSPSPGGRYLGRDGTLRIREADAVYKVYFHVDRAANLALGISGRAVHGEAKLETQVDATSWTTELQDEPSRVYPLGEIKVDGPGYVEVQLTRSHDNGSASVELSELRVSSNDQDLTLDFVKTNDGNMFYWGRRGPSVHLSYRLPKEVDLTYAYSEITVPEGQDPIGTYFMANGFGEGYFGFQVNSETQRRVLFSVWSPFRTDNPKEIPESDRVLTTAKGEGVSAQDFGNEGSGGQSFLVYPWTAGVTYRFLTEVKPDGNGNTQYTSWFGDKSKNEWRLIASFRRPKTDKHLTGFHSFLENFSPETGHIQRMANYANQWVQDVDGVWHEITRAKFTGDNTARGRHRLDFAGGSEQDRFFLQNCGFFDATVKLDQIFERASTASEQPKIDFSSLPRG; encoded by the coding sequence ATGGCAACGTTTCATCCTACTGCATCGACCAAGTTTTTTCTGGCAACATTGTTTGTGATGCCACTGATGGCAGCGTCCGCATTGGCGGGCGAATGGTCCGTGCCGCTGGCGGGAAATACCTTTCGCAGTTCGCCGTCGCCGGGCGGCAGGTACTTGGGACGCGATGGAACGCTTCGGATTCGTGAAGCGGATGCAGTCTACAAAGTTTACTTTCACGTCGATCGCGCAGCCAACCTTGCCCTTGGCATCAGCGGCCGCGCGGTGCACGGGGAAGCAAAACTTGAAACCCAGGTCGACGCCACATCATGGACAACCGAGCTGCAAGATGAACCGAGTCGCGTTTACCCGCTTGGTGAGATCAAGGTCGACGGGCCTGGCTATGTCGAGGTCCAACTAACGCGTTCGCACGACAATGGTTCTGCGAGCGTGGAGCTGAGTGAATTGCGAGTCAGCAGCAATGATCAGGACTTAACGCTCGACTTCGTCAAAACCAACGACGGCAACATGTTCTACTGGGGTCGCCGCGGCCCCTCGGTGCACCTGAGTTATCGATTGCCAAAGGAAGTTGATTTGACGTACGCGTACAGTGAGATCACGGTGCCAGAAGGGCAAGACCCGATTGGTACCTATTTCATGGCCAACGGATTTGGTGAAGGCTACTTTGGTTTCCAGGTCAACAGCGAAACGCAGCGCCGCGTCCTGTTCTCGGTTTGGAGTCCATTTCGCACCGACAATCCTAAAGAGATTCCGGAATCCGATCGTGTGCTGACCACGGCGAAGGGCGAAGGGGTCAGCGCACAAGATTTTGGCAATGAAGGTTCCGGCGGGCAAAGCTTTTTGGTTTACCCGTGGACTGCCGGAGTGACGTACCGCTTTTTGACCGAAGTCAAACCCGATGGCAATGGCAACACGCAGTACACGTCATGGTTCGGGGACAAGAGCAAGAACGAGTGGCGACTGATCGCCAGTTTTCGGCGTCCCAAAACCGACAAGCATCTGACGGGCTTCCATTCGTTCTTGGAAAATTTTTCGCCTGAGACGGGCCATATCCAGCGGATGGCAAACTATGCGAATCAATGGGTTCAGGATGTCGATGGGGTGTGGCATGAGATCACGCGAGCGAAATTCACCGGTGACAATACCGCACGAGGCCGTCATCGGCTCGATTTCGCCGGCGGCAGCGAACAGGACCGTTTCTTTCTGCAAAATTGCGGCTTCTTCGATGCGACCGTGAAGTTGGACCAAATCTTTGAGCGAGCTTCGACGGCCAGCGAACAACCGAAGATCGATTTCAGCTCCCTTCCCCGAGGCTAG
- a CDS encoding neutral/alkaline non-lysosomal ceramidase N-terminal domain-containing protein: MNTKQPRPFQHASFQGRMGIARVDITPPVGVYSRNWGAAKHDVADSIHRPLLLTVLALASSADAAPVVLIDSDLGWWKTPATYDEFQQRLHTELSLEPGHLIFALTHTHAGPPLMQPDRSLPGSELLQQWMASLVQRTVDAVRQACQSMFSATLDWHTGTCSLATVRDLPDPTPDQARYLCGYDPSGDPDNTLVLGRITDEHGTLRGTLVNYACHPTTLAAENTAISPDYVGAMRETMENATAAPAMFLLGMCGDLAPRYQYVGDPAVADRHGRQLGFAALATLHDMEPAGTSLVYSGALESGAPLAVWNHQTAGASSELTAMRSTVALPLKDWPSADELERQRLACTDRALEERLRRRRDIRLGIGDGQTFELPIFAWRIGDAVLVGSCCEPYSILQLELRRRFKDHTLICMNLINGSIGYLPPTELYDRDVYPVWQTPFDRGCLEATLEAMTGVIKDVLSR; this comes from the coding sequence ATGAACACGAAACAACCTCGTCCATTTCAGCACGCTTCGTTTCAAGGACGGATGGGAATCGCGCGTGTCGACATCACGCCGCCCGTGGGTGTCTATTCACGCAACTGGGGTGCCGCGAAACACGATGTCGCCGATTCGATCCATCGCCCACTTTTGCTTACTGTTTTAGCATTGGCATCATCCGCGGACGCAGCCCCCGTTGTCCTGATCGATTCCGATCTTGGTTGGTGGAAGACCCCGGCAACCTATGACGAATTCCAGCAGCGTCTGCACACGGAACTTTCGCTCGAACCGGGGCATTTGATCTTCGCACTGACGCATACGCACGCCGGACCGCCGCTGATGCAGCCCGACCGTTCGTTGCCTGGTAGCGAGCTGTTGCAGCAGTGGATGGCATCGCTTGTCCAGCGGACGGTCGATGCGGTACGTCAAGCTTGTCAATCGATGTTTTCGGCAACCTTGGATTGGCACACCGGAACATGCTCATTGGCGACCGTACGTGATCTGCCTGACCCGACTCCTGATCAAGCACGCTATTTGTGTGGTTACGATCCAAGCGGGGATCCCGACAATACGCTGGTACTGGGCCGGATCACCGACGAACACGGCACGCTGCGGGGCACGCTGGTCAACTACGCCTGCCATCCAACGACGTTGGCTGCCGAGAACACCGCGATCTCACCCGACTATGTCGGCGCGATGCGTGAAACAATGGAAAACGCCACCGCGGCTCCGGCCATGTTTTTATTGGGGATGTGTGGCGATCTGGCCCCGCGTTATCAATACGTCGGCGATCCCGCGGTCGCCGATCGACACGGGCGACAACTTGGTTTTGCAGCCTTGGCGACGCTCCATGACATGGAACCCGCCGGCACCTCGCTCGTTTACTCCGGCGCACTCGAATCGGGAGCTCCGCTGGCGGTTTGGAATCATCAAACCGCCGGTGCGTCCAGCGAGTTGACGGCGATGCGCAGTACGGTGGCGTTGCCGCTGAAAGATTGGCCTTCGGCCGACGAGCTCGAACGCCAACGTTTGGCATGTACCGACCGCGCCCTTGAAGAACGACTGAGACGTCGACGCGACATTCGTCTTGGCATCGGCGACGGCCAAACTTTCGAGCTTCCCATCTTTGCCTGGCGAATCGGTGATGCGGTGTTGGTGGGCAGTTGTTGTGAACCCTATTCCATTTTGCAGCTAGAACTTCGCCGACGCTTCAAGGATCACACCTTGATCTGTATGAATCTGATCAACGGATCGATTGGTTATCTTCCGCCCACCGAACTTTATGACCGCGATGTGTATCCGGTTTGGCAAACCCCGTTTGATCGCGGATGCCTTGAAGCGACCCTCGAAGCCATGACGGGAGTGATCAAAGATGTGCTCAGCCGCTAA